The Acidipropionibacterium virtanenii DNA segment CCGGCAGTCCGCTGCGGGCGGGCAGGGCCTGGTGGACTGGCTCGCCGACCCGCGGGAACGTGAGGTGCTCAGGCTCGTCCAGACAGGTTCGACGAATGCGCAGATCGCCGAGGAGCTGAACATGTCGGCGTCGTGGGTGAAGCAGACGGTCTCGGCGCTGTGCCGGCGGGCCGGCGTGAGAGGCCGGGCGGGGCTGGCGGCGTACTCAGGAGATGCCGTCGTCGGTCATGGTGATCGGGATTGACACCGTCGCCGACCAGTAGCCGTCCGACAGACGGGTCTCGAGGGTGCCGTTGATCCCCTCGGCCCGTTCTCGCATGCCGATGATGCCAAGATCGTCTCCGTCGTAAACGGACTCCGTGGCATTCCTGAACGAGACGGCGAGCCTGGTCCTCGACGCTTTCACACTGACTTCGCACGGTTCGGACGGATTTCCGTGCCGGATGATGTTGTTGATCGCCTCATGGCTGATACGGCCCATTGCATTCGATATCACCGGGGAGATGGTCTCGACGTCACAATCGGTGTAGATGTCCAGATTGAAGCCGGCGTTCGAGAGGGCGTCATGGCCCCGCTGGAGTTCCTGGGAGAAGGAGACCGCGGGTGAGGTGCGACCCACGCGCAGCAGTTTGACGAAATTCGTGACATAGACCGAGCTGCGCCGGCTCCGGGCTGCGATATCGGTCAGTGCCGAGTCGCGATCGATCCCGGGGTCGATGCGTGCATTCTCGGCCGCCATGGTGATGAGGGCCAACTCATGGGTGACGTTGTCGTGCAACTCGGCGGCGATCTCCCGGCGCTGATTCTCGGCACGGGCGACGAGACGTCGACGTTCGGAGACCTCGGTGTTGCGCAGAGCCAGGCCGATCACCCATGGAAGGGCGTAGAAGCCGAGCCACAGCACGGTGGCCTGCGCATCCTCCGCCAGCGTCGTTGTGTTGTTGAAGGACATCCACAGGGACACGACATATCCCCACAGTGATGTCGCCGCCGCGGTCCAGAACTCCTCATGCCAGGCGCACGACAGGATGACGATCATCGGGGCATAGAGGGTCATGCCAACTAGGTCGTCGGGCAGCAGCGCCAGACCGCCGAAGCCGACGCAGGCGATCACGGCCCCGATGCGGGGATGCCAGGCCGTGAGTGCCGCGCCGACGCAGGCTGCCAGTTCCACCAACAGGGCGACCACGGCCTCGTTGCCCGGCCGGAAGGGCACGACGTCCATGGCGAGCAGCAGAAGTGCCAAACCCACCTCCACGGCTCCGCCACCCAGGAGGCGACGTAGGGGGCTGGTCCGGGTGCTCATGACCATGATCGTAAGGGTTCTGGCCGATGAGGCGGGGAACTGGGGGGTCGGGAATCCCCGGAGGGGTCCTTCCGGCGGCCGGGAGTGGGACGATGCGTTGACGATCTGGTTCGACGATGGAGCAGTCATGATGATTCCCCGGTTGCGACGTCTGGCCGTCATGGCCCTGGCCGCAGTGCTGCTGGCGGTCAACACCCCCGTGGTGAGTCATCCCGAGGCCTTCTGCGACAGACATCCATGGTGGCCCGGTTGCCATCGGCACGTCGCGGCCGCCCCCGCCGGGGACCTGGTGGCCTGAGGCTCAGGTTTCGCCGCAGATGAACTCCCGGGCCACCTCGCGCCCTCCAACACGTCGGACGAACGTGGAGCCTGAATGACCCGTTGATGCCAGGCGTTCGTGCGTGAGATGGTGCGCCCGGCAGCCAGATCTCTGGACCGGTCGAAGAACCCATTTGTCGACAATCGCCCGATCGGGCATTCTTCTGTCCGATCGGGAAGAGTTCGATCCATTCCCTCGACGGAGCAACGTCGGCGTCGTAGTGTCCCTGAGTGTGGTGAAGTCGGCCGATATGGTCGACAGGAATGTGAATGGAGAGACCCATGGGAACTGAAAGTGCGATTGCCGCCCTCTCGATCGGCGGACTGGTGGTGGGCATTGTCGTCGCCTGTGTGGTCCTCATCAGTCTGATCGTCACCGCGTACAACACGTCGAAGATCCGCCGGGAACTCCAGGAGATCCGGCAGCTGTACACCCGCGAGGACCGTCCCCTGTCCTGAGGCGGAACTGGTGTCCGGTCACGGTCGCCATGGCCAGATGGGCCGGCGTCGTCCCGGAGTCTCGGTTTGCGGGTCCGCCATATCCTGCACGAGAAGTGATGCAGTAGTGGCACGATGTCTGTACCACGTCTACCAGTTGTGGTAGGCTGAGCATGCTTGGTCAGTTCTTCGTCGCTGGAGGCCGTCATGCCTGCAACCACCCTCAACATTCGTATCGATCCTGAGCTCAAGGAACAGGTGGATCAGGTCGCCAGGAGCCTGGGGCTCTCGTCCTCGGCGGCGTTCAACATCTTCGCACGGCAGTTCGTCGCCTACCGTGGGTTCCCCTTCCCGGTCGTCGCCCCGGTACCGACGGAGGCGGACTTCAGCCGTCAGATGGACGCGGTTTTCGACCGTATGAGGGCCGGACATAGCCAAGAGCACAATCCCATCGAAGAGCCGCGTTGAGAAAGTTGCGGATCGACCAGGCGAACCGGCTCGTGTACAAAGTCGAGGACAGGGTCCTCTACATCGTCTCCTGTCGCGGGCACTACCGGTAAGGTGCGCGAGCCCGGGCTCAGTACTTCTTGCCCGGGTTGAGGATGCCGTTCGGGTCGAAAAGCGCCTTGATCCGGCGCTGCAGGTCCAGGGCCGCTGGAGCCATCTCGGTGTCCAGGGCGGGCAGCTTCTCCAGCCCCACGCCGTGCTCGCCCGACATCGTCCCGCCCAGCTCCTGGGCCAGCCGGCTCAGCGTCATGACCGCCTCATCGGCCCTCGCCCGGGCCCCCTCGGCCGGCGTGTACGCCACGATCGGGTGCAGATTGCCGTCGCCCACATGCCCGCCCAGGGCGATCGTGACGTCGTAGGCGTTCTCCACCTCGGCGACTCCTGCACTGAAGGCAGCCAGTGCACTGCGGGGCACCGCGATATCGCCCTCCACCGACCCGCCGAGCAGTCCACGGGCGCTCGGCTGGAGCTGGCGCCTGGCCTCCAGAATGGCCTCCAGCTCCTCGGCGCTGGTGGCCCGCTGCACCGTCGTCGCCCCGGCGTCGGTGAAGATCTCCTCGAAACTCGTCAGGTCCTCCTCGGCTCCATCGCGGGCATCGGTGACCGCGAGCGCCCACGCGTTCGCCTCGGCGGGGACTGGGGCATCGGGAATGTGCTTGCGGATGGCCTCCAGGCACCGGCCGTCCATGAACTCCAGCCGGGCCGGGGTGCGTGATCCCGATGCGATCCGGTTGGTGGCGGCGAGTCCCTGCGCGACGGAGGGGAAAAGCCCCAGCACGCCGCGCTCGGGTCCCGGCGCCGGCAGTAGCTTGACGGTGATCTCGGTGATGACCGCCAGAGTCCCCTCCGAGCCCACGATGAGCCCGGTGAGATCCAGCCCGCCGACGGTCTTGATGGTGTTGGGGCGGGTGCGCAGGATCGTGCCGTCGGCCAGCACCACCTCCAAGGACCGCACCGACTCGCGGGTCACGCCGTACTTGATGCAGCGCATCCCGCCGGCATTGGTGGCCACATTGCCGCCCAGTGTGGAGATCTGCGCCGACGCCGGATCGGGGGCGTAGAACAGGCCCCGGCTCGCGGCGGCCGCAGCAAGGTCGGAGACGATGACACCGGGCTGGGCCACCGCGATCATGTCGTCGGCGTCGATGCCGACGATCCGGTCCATCGCGGTGAGGTCCAGCAGGATCGCCCCGTCGACGGCTGACGCCGCCCCCGCCACGCCGGTGCGGGTGCCCTGCGGGACGACCGGGATCCGATGGGCGTTGGCGTATGCCAGCAGCTGCGACACCTGTTCCGTCGACGCCGGCCGGGCCACCACCAGGGGGTTCGGGTCGCCGGGCATCGCCGAACGGTCGGTGCGGTGTGCGGCGAGGGCGGTGGGGGAGTCGTCGAGCACGACGCCGGGAAGGGCGGCACGCAGTGCGGCGACCGAAGCGGGCGCGGGATCCGTGGCAAGTGCGGTCATGGGAATCTCCTGTGGTGAGGTGGGTGCCAGGTGATGTCCGGCCTCCCTCCGGAAAGTTGGCGTTCGTCCCGGAATTCCAGGACCAACGTCAACTTCCTGGACGAACGCGGGGCATGGTGGCGGGGGCCTGGAGTTTCTGGAGGCGCTCGACCGCTTGGTGGATACTGCTCGCCGATTTGCAGTGGGCGAATCGCACCAGTGAGCCCATTCTGGCCGCGTTGGGCCCCGCGGGGCTGGTGAAGGCCGAGACGGGGACGGCGGCCACACCGATCTGTTCGGGCATCTGGCGGCACAGTTCGGCGCCGTCCTCGAAGCCCAGCGGGGCGGCGTCGGCGACCGTGAAGTAGCCGGCGTCGGGGACGACGACGTCGAAGCCCGCGGACCGAAGCCCCGAGACCAGCAGGTCGCGGCGCTCCTTC contains these protein-coding regions:
- a CDS encoding FAD-binding oxidoreductase, yielding MTALATDPAPASVAALRAALPGVVLDDSPTALAAHRTDRSAMPGDPNPLVVARPASTEQVSQLLAYANAHRIPVVPQGTRTGVAGAASAVDGAILLDLTAMDRIVGIDADDMIAVAQPGVIVSDLAAAAASRGLFYAPDPASAQISTLGGNVATNAGGMRCIKYGVTRESVRSLEVVLADGTILRTRPNTIKTVGGLDLTGLIVGSEGTLAVITEITVKLLPAPGPERGVLGLFPSVAQGLAATNRIASGSRTPARLEFMDGRCLEAIRKHIPDAPVPAEANAWALAVTDARDGAEEDLTSFEEIFTDAGATTVQRATSAEELEAILEARRQLQPSARGLLGGSVEGDIAVPRSALAAFSAGVAEVENAYDVTIALGGHVGDGNLHPIVAYTPAEGARARADEAVMTLSRLAQELGGTMSGEHGVGLEKLPALDTEMAPAALDLQRRIKALFDPNGILNPGKKY
- a CDS encoding type II toxin-antitoxin system RelB/DinJ family antitoxin — encoded protein: MPATTLNIRIDPELKEQVDQVARSLGLSSSAAFNIFARQFVAYRGFPFPVVAPVPTEADFSRQMDAVFDRMRAGHSQEHNPIEEPR
- a CDS encoding sensor histidine kinase, producing the protein MSTRTSPLRRLLGGGAVEVGLALLLLAMDVVPFRPGNEAVVALLVELAACVGAALTAWHPRIGAVIACVGFGGLALLPDDLVGMTLYAPMIVILSCAWHEEFWTAAATSLWGYVVSLWMSFNNTTTLAEDAQATVLWLGFYALPWVIGLALRNTEVSERRRLVARAENQRREIAAELHDNVTHELALITMAAENARIDPGIDRDSALTDIAARSRRSSVYVTNFVKLLRVGRTSPAVSFSQELQRGHDALSNAGFNLDIYTDCDVETISPVISNAMGRISHEAINNIIRHGNPSEPCEVSVKASRTRLAVSFRNATESVYDGDDLGIIGMRERAEGINGTLETRLSDGYWSATVSIPITMTDDGIS